Proteins encoded by one window of Aspergillus puulaauensis MK2 DNA, chromosome 4, nearly complete sequence:
- a CDS encoding cytochrome P450 (COG:Q;~EggNog:ENOG410PM8R;~InterPro:IPR001128,IPR017972,IPR002401,IPR036396;~PFAM:PF00067;~SMCOG1034:cytochrome P450;~antiSMASH:Cluster_4.1;~go_function: GO:0005506 - iron ion binding [Evidence IEA];~go_function: GO:0016705 - oxidoreductase activity, acting on paired donors, with incorporation or reduction of molecular oxygen [Evidence IEA];~go_function: GO:0020037 - heme binding [Evidence IEA];~go_process: GO:0055114 - oxidation-reduction process [Evidence IEA]): protein MCQLLQDPDGYYDHIRRYSTAVILASVFGQRGAEFNSPKVRALYHAQEQFTSILEPGATPPVDAFPWLKYLPQVFASWKIKAKAIRAEQRSLYFGLMEETKAGIARGATTGSFMERVLQDQPKTGLDDEHVAYLGGILMEAGSDTTASTLLSYILGIISNPAALIRARDELDSICGTERSPTFGDLDKLPYLRACMNETLRWRPVAPGGIPHMLIQDDYYEGYCLPKGTIVFANTWSIHREKEEYTAGDEFSPDRFLNNRFGSVENGEGNDHRRTTYSFGAGRRVCPGQRLAENSLMLNMAKITWGFDISEKNLDIDWDPKTAYTDGFVFSPKRFPVNITPRTQNHQKVFEAELQAQRNILARYEH from the exons ATGTGCCAACTTCTCCAGGACCCCGACGGATACTACGACCATATCAGACGATATTCTACTGCCGTGATTTTAGCTTCTGTATTTGGACAACGTGGAGCTGAATTCAATTCGCCCAAGGTTCGAGCGCTTTATCACGCGCAGGAACAATTCACTTCTATCTTGGAGCCGGGTGCCACACCCCCGGTGGATGCATTCCCCTGGCTAAAATATTTACCACAGGTCTTCGCTAGCTGGAAGATTAAGGCAAAGGCTATTCGGGCTGAACAACGATCCTTGTACTTTGGGTTGAtggaagaaacaaaagcTGGGATTGCCAGGGGGGCTACAACAGGCTCCTTCATGGAACGAGTCCTACAGGACCAACCCAAAACCGGACTGGATGATGAGCATGTTGCTTATCTTGGTGGAATCCTG ATGGAGGCGGGATCTGATACTACCGCGTCGACCCTACTCTCCTATATACTGGGAATTATCAGCAATCCGGCCGCGCTTATAAGAGCCCGAGATGAACTAGACAGCATCTGTGGCACTGAACGCTCACCAACCTTTGGCGATCTGGACAAATTACCGTATTTGAGAGCCTGCATGAACGAG ACACTGCGATGGCGCCCTGTTGCCCCTGGTGGTATCCCACATATGCTAATCCAAGATGACTATTATGAAGGCTACTGCCTTCCCAAAGGAACAATTGTCTTTGCAAATACATGGTCCATCCAccgagagaaagaagagtACACTGCAGGTGACGAATTCTCGCCTGACCGCTTTCTGAACAACAGGTTTGGCTCGGTGGAAAACGGAGAGGGGAATGATCATCGGAGAACTACATATAGCTTTGGGGCAGGGCGTCGCGTGTGCCCTGGCCAACGACTGGCAGAGAACTCCTTG ATGCTCAATATGGCCAAGATTACTTGGGGCTTTGATATCTCCGAAAAGAATCTAGACATTGACTGGGATCCAAAAACTGCGTATACAGACGGGTTTGTCTTCTCTCCCAAAAGGTTCCCAGTGAATATAACTCCGAGGACTCAAAATCATCAAAAGGTCTTTGAGGCTGAGCTTCAGGCCCAAAGGAACATTCTTGCGAGATACGAGCATTGA
- a CDS encoding uncharacterized protein (COG:S;~EggNog:ENOG410PYZ0;~InterPro:IPR036047;~antiSMASH:Cluster_4.1;~go_function: GO:0005515 - protein binding [Evidence IEA]): MHLLPACQPATMNSAKDQVLDSPELLEMILVQMDMRSLLTSAQRVCHRWVNLINKSPSIQKALFFTPIKDSEWGTDQKTPNPLLKEAFPSIFPAKGRQQRFEFDFSDMAITKDASARARFVRKDASWRRMLVQQPPIRNIGLFHISHAMGGDGASTSSIPPDGKMQESGYDGIRMERLFELLLFCNRVEFAFNTRSRVYWSCEEPISFDASSNRNNELFYRMLSKFDLVLYTREVVQCCPRQTDPSAEELTRREIIAAYKEHGLDAGAKSKDIERVVV; this comes from the exons ATGCACCTTTTACCTGCATGCCAACCTGCAACAATGAATTCTGCAAAGGACCAAGTGCTGGACTCGCCAGAGCTCCTAGAGATGATCCTGGTGCAGATGGACATGCGCTCGCTTCTCACATCCGCCCAACGGGTCTGTCACCGTTGGGTCAACCTGATCAACAAATCGCCGTCAATCCAGAAAGCTCTTTTCTTCACTCCGATCAAAGACTCTGAATGGGGAACAGATCAAAAGACTCCAAACCCGCTACTGAAGGAGGCTTTTCCTTCCATCTTCCCTGCCAAGGGAAGACAACAGCGCTTCGAGTTCGACTTTTCCGACATGGCCATCACCAAAGACGCCTCAGCCAGGGCTCGATTTGTAAGAAAGGACGCAAGCTGGCGCAGGATGCTAGTCCAACAACCTCCCATTCGGAACATTGGACTGTTTCATATCAGTCACGCAATGGGCGGCGATGGTGCTTCAACCTCTAGTATCCCG CCCGATGGGAAGATGCAAGAATCAGGATATGACGGTATCCGGATGGAAAGGCTCTTTGAACTGTTGCTTTTCTGTAATCGAGTCGAATTCGCATTTAACACCCGATCTCGGGTTTACTGGTCCTGTGAAGAGCCTATCTCATTTGACGCCAGCTCAAACAGGAACAACGAACTGTTCTATCGCATGTTGAGCAAATTTGACTTGGTGCTTTATACACGCGAGGTGGTGCAGTGCTGTCCGAGGCAGACAGACCCAAGCGCCGAGGAGCTTACCAGGAGGGAGATTATCGCAGCATATAAAGAACATGGCCTGGATGCCGGTGCCAAAAGCAAGGATATTGAAAGAGTCGTCGTCTAA
- a CDS encoding amidohydrolase family protein (COG:Q;~EggNog:ENOG410PWY2;~InterPro:IPR011059,IPR006680,IPR032466;~PFAM:PF01979;~antiSMASH:Cluster_4.1;~go_function: GO:0016787 - hydrolase activity [Evidence IEA];~go_function: GO:0016810 - hydrolase activity, acting on carbon-nitrogen (but not peptide) bonds [Evidence IEA]): protein MSTDSTTITAITNVRIFDGKTIQDPSILIINGDVIGRPDTTPDETIDAGGLILLPGLIDAHVHLTSRDDLAKMAKYGVTTAFDMATWPAELLNSLRNQKGVTDIRGCGLAATAPGSTHSRIPTMPQDALVSTLVEAEEFVERQIAEGADYIKIVADVPGPTQECLDALVIAAHCRNRLAIAHAVSLEATRMAQAANVDVITHAPLDGLMSDAEVQKMVQEGRLSIPTLTMMKGVSRIRGKYEYAHDTVAALYRAGVPILAGTDANSAPGVPANVAHGVALHEELELLVNCGLSNSDALRAATELPASYFRLHDRGVIEVGRRADLVLVRGNPLENIQATREIERIWIAGKDLDIGK from the coding sequence ATGTCGACTGACTCTACCACAATCACTGCCATTACCAACGTGCGGATCTTCGATGGCAAGACGATTCAAGATCCCAGCATACTCATCATCAATGGCGATGTAATCGGACGCCCTGACACAACCCCCGATGAAACCATCGATGCTGGGGGGCTGATACTCCTCCCTGGCTTGATCGATGCCCACGTTCATCTCACCAGCCGCGACGACCTCGCAAAAATGGCCAAATATGGCGTCACGACTGCGTTTGACATGGCCACCTGGCCAGCCGAACTACTCAACTCCCTCCGCAACCAAAAGGGGGTTACCGATATTCGCGGCTGTGGCCTCGCTGCTACAGCCCCAGGCAGCACACACAGCCGCATACCAACCATGCCCCAAGACGCACTTGTATCGACTCTTGTCGAAGCAGAAGAATTTGTCGAGAGGCAAATCGCGGAGGGTGCAGACTACATCAAGATCGTCGCGGACGTGCCCGGGCCCACTCAAGAGTGCCTCGACGCATTGGTTATAGCGGCCCATTGTCGCAATAGGCTTGCTATTGCCCATGCCGTGAGTCTGGAAGCGACTCGCATGGCGCAGGCTGCGAATGTCGATGTCATAACCCATGCTCCGCTGGACGGGCTGATGAGTGATGCAGAGGTGCAGAAAATGGTCCAGGAAGGCCGGCTCTCGATCCCGACTTTGACCATGATGAAGGGCGTTTCACGTATACGAGGGAAATATGAGTATGCCCATGATACCGTTGCTGCTTTGTACCGTGCCGGTGTGCCAATTCTGGCTGGCACGGATGCGAACAGCGCCCCAGGCGTCCCAGCGAATGTGGCTCATGGTGTTGCTTTACATGAGGAGTTGGAGCTTCTTGTTAATTGTGGACTGTCAAATTCTGATGCCCTCCGCGCAGCCACGGAGCTACCGGCTAGTTACTTCAGACTCCATGACCGGGGAGTGATTGAAGTTGGCCGCAGAGCAGATCTTGTCTTGGTCAGGGGCAATCCATTAGAGAATATCCAAGCAACTCGGGAGATAGAAAGGATCTGGATTGCTGGGAAGGATTTGGATATTgggaaataa
- a CDS encoding uncharacterized protein (COG:G;~EggNog:ENOG410PFF2;~InterPro:IPR020846,IPR011701,IPR036259;~PFAM:PF07690;~SMCOG1184:major facilitator transporter;~TransMembrane:8 (i100-127o133-151i158-183o189-208i268-289o301-322i363-380o392-414i);~antiSMASH:Cluster_4.1;~go_function: GO:0022857 - transmembrane transporter activity [Evidence IEA];~go_process: GO:0055085 - transmembrane transport [Evidence IEA]) codes for MSAGADTKGSHSTAVEEPPLKAHTIFSERRKICCILTCTSMTFLGPVASTVYFPALGPLAEALGVSHSDINLTLTSYKLIQALAPLLTASASDKKGRRPIFLWCLLVFLGSNIGLALQTNFVALLLLRCLQSFGSSSVTIVSGAAITDLVTRGERGKYMVYSSLGLNAGMAIGPIIGGILTQFWGWRSIFWFLVVITSVPFLIVVSLFPETCRSIVGDGSIPPQRWNRNISELLRPKDGRPINHETQATFKRRPSVWNTLRILWDRHILLLATCSALFASGVTIVLATIPTMMERKYEFNPLQVGLCYIPYAVGSLTTRWTAGSLVDWNFKRHASRVGILTEPNRQFPQQLQLIPVEKARLELLLPFLYLSSVIMVAYGWTMNYPIHLSGPLVLLFFLGNGTAGVNSIISTLMVDLHINQPGSVLAAANAFKNLCGAAAAAAAKRPTLRTIEQPAIY; via the exons ATGTCGGCTGGGGCTGATACGAAGGGAAGCCACAGCACTGCGGTGGAGGAGCCTCCATTGAAAGCGCATACCATTTTCTctgagaggaggaagatttgCTGCATCCTCACATGCACCAGCATGACCTTCCTGGGCCCCGTGGCTAGTACCGTGTACTTTCCGGCCCTAGGTCCACTGGCAGAGGCCCTGGGCGTCTCTCACAGCGACATCAACTTGACCCTAACGTCGTACAAG CTCATTCAAGCACTGGCGCCATTATTGACAGCCTCCGCTTCTGACAAGAAAGGGCGCAGGCCCATTTTTCTGTGGTGTCTGTTGGTTTTCTTGGGGAGTAATATCGGCCTCGCGCTCCAGACCAATTTCGTGgcacttctgctgctgcgctgctTGCAGAGTTTTGGCTCTAGTAGTGTGACCATTGTATCTGGAGCAGCAATTACCGATCTCGTTACTCGAGGCGAACGGGGCAAATATATGGTTTATTCGTCTCTAGGGCTGAATGCTGGGATGGCGATTGGGCCTATCATCGGCGGTATTCTGACTCagttctggggctggaggagcaTCTTCTGGTTCCTCGTTGTCATTACCAGCGTGCCATTCCTCATTGTAGTGTCGTTGTTCCCGGAGACCTGCCGGAGCATTGTTGGAGATGGTAGTATACCTCCCCAGCGGTGGAATAGGAACATTTCTGAGCTACTTCGGCCCAAGGATGGCAGGCCGATTAACCATGAGACGCAGGCAACCTTCAAACGCCGCCCGAGCGTATGGAATACATTAAGGATTCTCTGGGACAGGCATATATTGCTTCTCGCCACCTGCAGCGCTCTTTTCGCCTCTGGAGTTACCATTGTTTTGGCAACAATTCCAACCATGATGGAGAGAAAGTACGAGTTCAACCCCCTCCAGGTCGGGCTCTGCTATATTCCGTATGCGGTAGGCAGTTTAACAACACGGTGGACCGCGGGCAGTCTCGTTGATTGGAACTTTAAACGCCATGCGAGCCGGGTGGGTATCTTGACAGAGCCCAACCGTCAATTCccgcaacagctgcagtTGATTCCAGTGGAAAAGGCTCGGTTGGAGCTACTCTTGCCGTTTTTATATCTCTCCTCCGTCATCATGGTAGCCTATGGGTGGACCATGAACTACCCCATCCATCTGTCCGGGCCGTTGGTCCTGCTGTTCTTCCTGGGAAACGGTACGGCCGGGGTGAATAGTATTATCTCCACACTGATGGTTGATCTTCATATAAACCAGCCAGGCTCCGTTTTAGCCGCGGCCAACGCCTTCAAGAATCTGTGTGGggctgccgccgctgctgctgct AAGAGGCCAACGTTACGTACAATTGAGCAGCCGGCTATCTATTAA
- a CDS encoding uncharacterized protein (antiSMASH:Cluster_4.1) — protein METRIPREKSQKPAPRRKKWAPKKSEESSVTKRSHIVDDASQQVENVMDLEGIFDMCRLSLESISILVSSD, from the exons ATGGAAACACGCATTCCGCGAGAGAAATCCCAAAAGCCTGCTCCacggaggaagaagtggGCTCCGAAGA AATCAGAAGAGTCAAGTGTGACGAAGAGAAGCCACATTGTCGACGATGCGTCTCAACAGGTCGAAAATGTGATGGATTTGGAGGGAATTTTCGATATGTGTCGGCTGAGCTTGGAGAGCATCAGCATTCTGGTGTCGTCGGATTGA